In Silene latifolia isolate original U9 population chromosome X, ASM4854445v1, whole genome shotgun sequence, the following proteins share a genomic window:
- the LOC141617859 gene encoding pentatricopeptide repeat-containing protein At4g35850, mitochondrial: protein MMLLQSIRGHGKTLLRAPRLRYFSTQSEEEYLRRNYANNLSEYNTVVGSVAAQRRYFLLRDVYDDMLLDGVQPTRDTFHSLIAGTMKGSRLQDAFFFKDQMKSMGLVPDVALYNFLISTCGKSRNSEHAIQILEEMKRSEVKPTGQTYICLLNACAVTGRIDRVHAIVRDMTAAGLGLNKFCYAGLIAAHKNKTPITDDTAAKILELVEQSKGWSSAETVGATSENFMLGVALEELYNMPTAEYVHRRGGFIDKRLTVYHAAFNALADLCNVEAMESLLKKLENDGRSPDAFITMQIMRCYLHSRNLDRGYQVFEDYMNAGKIGGIELFQTLIEGAMLDYTSKGMQLAYDTLVNMTSRNYSLNPKMGSDLLFIAANEKTGGYITANYLWDLLEAQRITPALPAVEAYYEGLKGREIPEDDPRLLKVIEVLGNLRSRLGRRP, encoded by the exons ATGATGCTTCTGCAATCAATCCGTG GCCATGGGAAAACTCTTCTCCGTGCACCGagattgcgttacttttcaactCAATCCGAGGAGGAGTATTTGAGAAGAAACTACGCCAATAACTTATCCGAATATAACACTGTTGTCGGCTCCGTCGCAGCTCAACGGAG GTATTTTCTGTTGAGAGATGTTTATGATGATATGTTGCTGGACGGGGTACAACCGACTAGAGATACATTTCATTCTTTGATTGCTGGGACTATGAAAGGCTCGCGTTTGCAGGATGCTTTCTTCTTTAAGGATCAAATGAAATCTATGGGTTTGGTCCCTGAT GTGGCTCTTTACAATTTTTTGATCTCAACCTGTGGGAAATCCAGGAACTCAGAACATGCTATTCAA ATATTGGAAGAGATGAAGAGGAGTGAAGTGAAACCAACTGGACAGACCTACATCTGTCTGCTTAATGCATGTGCAGTCACGGGGAGAATAGATCGAGT GCACGCTATTGTCCGTGATATGACAGCCGCTGGTCTCGGCTTAAACAAGTTTTGTTATGCTGGTCTTATTGCTGCACATAAGAACAAGACCCCTATAACAGATGATACAGCTGCTAAA ATTCTTGAGTTGGTTGAGCAGTCCAAAGGATGGTCATCAGCAGAGACCGTAGGAGCCACATCTGAAAACTTTATGTTGGGTGTCGCACTGGAAGAGTTGTACAATATGCCCACAGCAGAATATGTGCATAGGCGTGGAGGATTTATAGATAAGCGGCTTACTGTATATCATGCTGCTTTTAATGCACTTGCTGATCTTTGCAATGTGGAG GCTATGGAATCATTGTTGAAGAAGCTTGAGAATGACGGACGAAGTCCTGATGCATTCATTACAATGCAGATAATGAG GTGCTACTTGCATTCACGAAATCTTGATCGTGGGTATCAagtatttgaagattatatgaatGCCGGAAAAATAGGTGGCATTGAACTGTTTCAG aCGCTTATTGAAGGAGCAATGTTAGATTATACCTCCAAGGGTATGCAACTTGCTTATGATACACTG GTAAATATGACTTCAAGAAATTACTCACTGAACCCAAAAATGGGTAGTGATCTCCTGTTCATTGCAGCTAATGAAAAG ACTGGTGGATATATCACAGCAAACTATCTTTGGGACCTGTTGGAAGCTCAAAGGATCACTCCTGCTCTGCCTGCTGTGGAAGCATATTACGAAGGTTTAAAA GGACGTGAAATACCTGAAGATGATCCCCGGCTGCTTAAAGTCATCGAGGTCCTTGGTAACCTTCGATCAAGACTTGGTAGACGGCCTTAA
- the LOC141620645 gene encoding uncharacterized protein LOC141620645 — translation MEVSTKTPWFADLANYLVNGFIPDEMEPRKRRKLRHDAKRYFWNDPHLFRKCGNGMFWRCVSREEGLEIVHRVHNSAYWGHLTTSRTIAKILQGGFYWPSMFKDIHYLVKTLYGTIPNSCGNEYILVAVDYVYKWIEAVASPTNDSKVVMKLFKGTIFPRFGTPRVVISDDGSHFRKITFKALLESHGVRHKTALAYHPLTSGQVEISNRQIKAMLEKLEHKAWWALKEMNFDFDAVGEVRFLQMNELEELRLETYESSKIYKDQTKKWHDAKIMKKDISVGDLVLLFNSKVKVFPGKLRSRWSRPFNKVMNIFPYCAFELWSEEGGTFKVNGQRIKRYYEGDDKGSIEVLYLGEPLPEEESS, via the exons ATGGAAGTTAGCACCAAGACTCCTTGGTTTGCGGATCTTGCAAATTACCTTGTGAATGGTTTCATACCGGATGAGATGGAACCGAGAAAAAGGCGAAAGTTGAGGCATGATGCCAAACGATATTTTTGGAATGATCCCCACTTGTTTCGCAAGTGTGGGAATGGAATGTTCTGGAGATGTGTTTCTAGGGAGGAGGGCTTGGAGATTGTTCACCGAGTTCACAATTCCGCTTATTGGGGACATTTGACCACCTCAAGAACCattgccaagatcctccaaggtGGATTTTATTGGCCCTCCATGTTCAAAGATATCCATTACTTGGTGAAGAC ACTTTATGGGACCATTCCCAACTCTTGTGGAAACGAATACATATTGGTGGCGGTGGACTACGTGTAcaaatggattgaagcggtaGCCTCTCCTACCAATGATAGCAAGGTTGTCATGAAACTTTTCAAAGGAACAATTTTTCCAAGGTTCGGGACCCCGAGAGTGGTTATAAGTGATGATGGATCCCATTTCCGCAAGATCACCTTCAAAGCATTACTAGAGTCACATGGAGTACGGCATAAAACCGCACTTGCCTACCACCCTCtaactagtgggcaagtggagATTTCTAACCGCCAAATCAAAGCTATGTTGGAAAAG CTAGAACACAAAGCTTGGTGGGCTCTCAAGGAAatgaattttgactttgatgCCGTCGGAGAGGTCCGAtttctccaaatgaatgagcttgaAGAACTGAGGTTGGAGACTTATGAGAGCTCCAAAATTTACAAAGACCAAACAAAGAAATGGCATGATGCTAAGATCATGAAGAAGGATATAAGTGTGGGAGACCTTGTCCTCCTTTTCAATTCCAAAGTTAAGGTGTTCCCGGGCAAGCTTAGATCGAGGTGGTCGAGACCCTTCAATAAGGTGATGAACATATTTCCTTACTGTGCCTTTGAGCTTTGGAGTGAGGAAGGTGGGACCTTCAAAGTCAATGGGCAACGAATCAAACGCTACTATGAAGGAGATGACAAAGGTTCGATTGAAGTGCTCTACCTCGGGGAACCCCTTCCCGAGGAGGAGTCAAGTTGA
- the LOC141620644 gene encoding uncharacterized protein LOC141620644, producing the protein MTLQLADRSVKRPLGVLEDVSVKVGKLLIPADFIVLDIPEDSDTPIILGRPFLATEGVLIDVKKGRLTFRIKGDNVEFNLPHLIKGPKVERLSIIEVIDEVVHEVTQ; encoded by the coding sequence ATGACcctccaattggcggataggtccgtcaaaCGTCCTTTAGGGGTGCTTGAGGACGTATCCGTCAAAGTTGGGAAGCTTTTAATCCCGGCCGATTTTATTGTCCTTGACATCCCGGAGGATAGCGATACCCCCATCATcctaggtagaccatttttgGCTACCGAAGGAGTGCTTATTGATGTGAAGAAAGGGCGGCTAACCTTCCGGATTAAAGGCGATAATGTCGAATTTAATCTCCCTCATTTGATAAAAGGACCCAAAGTTGAAAGGTTAAGCATTATTGAAGTGATTGATGAGGTAGTTCATGAAGTGACCCAATAG